The Chitinophaga pinensis DSM 2588 region AAATATAATATCATCTGTTTTTGTGTCAATGCTGTTCCGGCACTGATACCATCCAAAAGGATCTGTGGTTCTTCTTTGGGAACTGTTTCAATCGGTGTTACAGCGACTGGCGCTACGGTGGAATCTTTGGAAGGGACGGCGCTATTAGACTTATTCTCCTGCGATGCACAGGAAAATAAAAGTAGCAGGGCGGAAAAGATGATATATTTCATAAGTCACAAGGGTTTGGAAATCTCCTGCTAAATTGATAAAAAATCGGGGATTTACAATATCAAGCACCGCTTTTTATCAATACACACGCAACATACTTAATGGATCGCTACAGGATTGATATTGACCTGTGTAGATCCTACATATAACGGTTGTCCGAGTACGAACAGGAACTCCCATACTTTATCTCTTACCAGCGCGCGGCTGTCTATCAATTCCAGATTATAGATCCCACGTTTTGCAAGCATAAACTGATTGACAGGAAACTCTTCATTACTCTTCGGATTAGGATATACTTCGGACGCCCAGGTATCCCCTCCAAAAGCAACTACTTCCTCATCTGCCAGCCATCTGGCAGCTTCCATACCAATCCCTGGCTCTACTTCCAGGAACTGTTTATTATCCTTTCCGATCAGTTCCAGCCAGCCGGTATTAAACAATACCACATCCCCTTTGCGGATGCTTATCCCCTGTTTCTTCAATACAGCCTGGATATCAGCCACCGTAAACTCAGTACCGCCAGGCACGATTGCCTTTCCATAAATACCAGGCTGTATCCCCTACTGTACTTTGCGCATATAAGGATGCACCCGTCAATAATATACCGGCTAATCCGGCTATGTTTATAAAGTCTTTTGCTTTCATGATTAATCATTTGAAGTTATCTATTGCAGTTATTCAGATAATAGCATTTACTACACCAGTGTCGTCAATAAGACAAGTGGTGGTTCCTGTAACTTTTCAGCCGCCATTTCAACAAATGCTTTGATATAGGGCTGTCGATTATGTGCGTCCAGTCCTTCTTTACTTTTCCATATCTCATAAAAAGTAAAAAGGTTCTTGTCTTCTATCCCCTGATGCAGACTGTATAGTTCGCAGGCTTCCTCTTTACGGGTGTGCGCTACCATGTTCTGCAGTACTGCGCTTACTTCGTCTTTGTATATATCTTTTGCTTTGATAACAGCGGTTAAATAAATTTTCATGATACCAGTGCTTTTTTACTACTGATTAATTAACAGAAACAAAATTAGACAGCCCATGACTATCAGTAAAATAAGACAATTAATATCGGAGTATTATAATACTGATACATCCCACCCTCCCTTTTCATTATATTTGACAGCAATACCCCCTTTCTTCTGACAATTTCACTACATGCAACCGAAAAAAGCGACAGCCTGGAAAAGGAATAGAAAGTTTGGCGCCATCATGGGCGGACGTATGCGCAAGAAACTTGACCATGGCATCTATAATTGGCCACTCTTCTGGCTGAACACACGCAACCGTTGACGCATATCTGGCTTACAAAGGTCAAGAAGTCATCATACCTGTCCAGGCGAGATTCTATAGGGCCATTTTATCCATAACAGCAAGGTATGTCTCATTAAACTCACCGCTATGTCAAAAGATAAGCGCCTGTACTTCAGAAGCAATAGACCCGATTCTAAAGCCCTCTCTTTTTACGCAGAACAAAGTACAGTCCTGCTTAAGGACAGAAATGGATACTACCTGGAATTTGCTGATGTGACGATAAAAAAGATCTACCGGAAGGTGTTGTTGCACGAAATCGGGCATTGTGTAGCACCTATACATAAAGGTGGATGGAGCCCTGCATACGAAGAAAACTGAAGACTTTGCTGATGATTATATAAGCACCTGGGAAAAGAATCAATAAAAAGATTTACACATTTTAGAAAAATATTTGGTGATTCGAGTTCACTACTATTATTTTGCAACCGGAGAAATGGCAGAGCGGTCGAATGCGGCGGTCTTGAAAACCGTTGACTGTCAAAGGTCCGGGGGTTCGAATCCCTCTTTCTCCGCAGAAATTAAAGCCTTCAGATTAATCTGAAGGCTTTTTTTATTGCAGATAATTGATGCGCGGTCTTAGCTTAAATGATTAAAGAATGCTAACTTATCGGCTTACAATGGCACAGGGTACGATTAAGAAACACTAATGACAGTTTAAAAACCAAAACCTCAGGGAACCGCGTTAGCTCCTGCAGATTGACAGTAATCCACCAACGTTTCACCAGCGCTCAAATATTTTCAAGTTTAAAAAATCCACATGAAAAAGTATCTACCAATATTACTTGCCATATTTCTACTGTCTTCATTCAGGGAGAAAGAATTAACCTGGGTAGCTATCGGCGATTCCATCACCTATCTGAATGATCATCTGGATGAAACGGGTAACAGGGTGTCTAAAGGATATTTAACCCGCCTGAATGAGATATTGCCCAATCTTAAATATATCAATCAGGGACATAACGGATGGACATCAGGTGGAATCGCAGGTAACATTGATAGTCTTGGTCTGATCAAAGCAGATGTATATTCTGTTTTTCTTGGCACCAACGACTGGTGGCAGGGCAGACCGGTAGGAAAGTTGGATGACTATCAGCATGACAATGGGAATACAACAGTTTATGGCTCCTTCCGGATCATTATCAGTAAGATCCGCCAACTGAATCCCGAGGCCAAGATTGTATTGATCACACCTATGCAGCGTAACGATTTTGTGTATATCGCAGATGCTAAAAATAATGCTTTCGGTTCCTACCAGAAGAAAAATGGGCAAACACTGGAAGAATTTGCAAATGCGGTTTTAACTATCGGACGCTATGAACAGATTCCGGTCGTCGACCTATATCATCATCCGCTGCTTACACTGAGAAACATGGTAAAGTTCAAACATCTGAAGAATCCCAAAAACGGTAAATATGTCAATTATAAATACCCGGCATTTGTAAACATACCCTTCAATCCTGAAAATAATGAATATCCCTATCCACCAGCAGCGGTAAACCTTACTTACGACGGATTACATCCATCAGATAAAGGAAATGCTATCATCGCCTCCGCGCTTGCGGATGTATTCAGGCAACTTGGTTTGTCTCCTCATTATGGTCTTTGAGATAGTTGACTTTAACTTGCTCCTCATTGTAAACAATAGGTCTTAGCTTACATGATGCTGACTGTCAAAGGTCCGGGGAGACACTTCTTTCTCCACTAAGAAAATAAAAGCCCACGCGAGGCGTGAGCTTTTATCGGAAGGATAGCAGGACTTGCCATCTGCCACCTTGGTTATGACACAATTGTAGGTTAAGTTCCAGGGAGTACATTGGCAATCACCTGGCGGTCGTTTAAAAAATCTTTTAGATCAGTGAGCCGGTCCGTGTTAATGAGATCTACGCCACAGTCCAATAGCGCATTCCATACCACGGGGTTTTCCGGTGATGCCCACAGGCGTACCTTTTTGCCATAACGATGTGCCTGCATCACATAGTCACAAAGCCTACGGCGTTCCTCTGCAGGAAAATCACCCCGTCCTGTCCATTTCAACATACGCGCGTATTTGCAACTGGCCGTTTGGTAAAGATTAGCAGCCAATGTATCTTTTTGCACCTGCATCAGGTCCTGATCTATAAAAACAAAACGGTTCCGCTGTGTTTTTATAGATGCAACCGGCTTGTGTCCTGTGATGACGATGGTAACCTGACGCTGGATCATTTGTCCGTCACGATATTCTGAAAGCATTTCGTGGTATTTTCCCAATAATGCGTCCAGGGCTTGATAGGTACGCTCACTACCCGACTTGATATCAATCATGAGCGTTATCGGAGCGTCAGGGATGGTAGTTCTTCGATCAGTTCCGTTAATGCAATTGAGTAGTGGCGCTAGGTACAAATTCTCCAATGTTTTATGCAGGCGAAGCTGTGGTATTACGTGCGCCACGATCAGTTGATTACGCCACAAGTAAATATCTGCTTCGATATAGGTATAGCCATTCCCAAGAGCTTCATACAAAGGTCGTTTATGATGGTAATCATTATGCGCATAACCATGATGAAGCGGAAGATTCTGCGCGGCAACAGGAAAGACAGTCAATTTTATCACCAGTATTAGTGTAAGTCCGAAGAGCTTCAAATAATCCATATAACTTTCGTTTCTGGTGCAAATGAAGTAGTAATCGTAAAATATTATTGAGACAATCAATGAGAGGCGGGCAAATAAGCCGCTAAGCCGGACAGACCTTAAAAGAACTTGATAAAATCGTGTATACGGGGGATTTTTTTATTGCATGATATTTTCCGGCTTGGGATAAAAAACAACAATTTCCCGATCATTACATCGTTGTATTTTTTTTATTTGGAGCAATAAAAACAAGTACGCTGACCATAGCTATATTTTCTGGAAGTCATACTATACAAGTCTAACGAAGAGATATAAACATACTAGTTGCATCATTTACAAAACAAGTACGTCTGCATTGCATACAACAAGGAATGTGTATTCTTTTATAGTACCTGATATTTAAGCATGAATGATTACAGTCCGCACGATCCATTTATAGGAGATGCAGGGAAAAGAGCCGCTACCACTGCGGAACATGTAGTGATAAAACGCCAAAGTATTGCGTGTTTTTTATTATCATCTATTATTACAAACCTTCCAGCCATCGGAGAAAGGATGATGCATTTGCTTTGCTGATTACTATTGATTCGGGGGTATTTACAGCAAGTTTAGCAAGCAACTTTCGGGGGAAAATTTTTTCTACATTAACAATGGAAAGCTTATTAATGATGAATTGGCGATTGGCGCGATAGAACACCTCCGGATCAAGCATTCTCTCCAATTCGTCAAGCGTTGAAGAAATGAAATATTGGTGATTTTTGGCTGTTCCGATTTGTACTATCGTATTTTCCAAATAAATATAAGCAATATCATTTACAGGAAGAGGAATAATACTCTCCCGTT contains the following coding sequences:
- a CDS encoding cyclase family protein → MPGGTEFTVADIQAVLKKQGISIRKGDVVLFNTGWLELIGKDNKQFLEVEPGIGMEAARWLADEEVVAFGGDTWASEVYPNPKSNEEFPVNQFMLAKRGIYNLELIDSRALVRDKVWEFLFVLGQPLYVGSTQVNINPVAIH
- a CDS encoding putative quinol monooxygenase — encoded protein: MKIYLTAVIKAKDIYKDEVSAVLQNMVAHTRKEEACELYSLHQGIEDKNLFTFYEIWKSKEGLDAHNRQPYIKAFVEMAAEKLQEPPLVLLTTLV
- a CDS encoding SGNH/GDSL hydrolase family protein, yielding MKKYLPILLAIFLLSSFREKELTWVAIGDSITYLNDHLDETGNRVSKGYLTRLNEILPNLKYINQGHNGWTSGGIAGNIDSLGLIKADVYSVFLGTNDWWQGRPVGKLDDYQHDNGNTTVYGSFRIIISKIRQLNPEAKIVLITPMQRNDFVYIADAKNNAFGSYQKKNGQTLEEFANAVLTIGRYEQIPVVDLYHHPLLTLRNMVKFKHLKNPKNGKYVNYKYPAFVNIPFNPENNEYPYPPAAVNLTYDGLHPSDKGNAIIASALADVFRQLGLSPHYGL
- a CDS encoding phosphatidylinositol-specific phospholipase C/glycerophosphodiester phosphodiesterase family protein gives rise to the protein MDYLKLFGLTLILVIKLTVFPVAAQNLPLHHGYAHNDYHHKRPLYEALGNGYTYIEADIYLWRNQLIVAHVIPQLRLHKTLENLYLAPLLNCINGTDRRTTIPDAPITLMIDIKSGSERTYQALDALLGKYHEMLSEYRDGQMIQRQVTIVITGHKPVASIKTQRNRFVFIDQDLMQVQKDTLAANLYQTASCKYARMLKWTGRGDFPAEERRRLCDYVMQAHRYGKKVRLWASPENPVVWNALLDCGVDLINTDRLTDLKDFLNDRQVIANVLPGT